One window of the Pseudomonas knackmussii B13 genome contains the following:
- the gabP gene encoding GABA permease produces the protein MSSTPSAGLAQGLKNRHVTMLSIAGAIGAGLFVGSGHAIAEAGPAVMVSYLVAGLLVVLVMRMLAEMAVAQPDSGSFSTYADRAIGHWAGFTIGWLYWWFWVLVIPLEANAAAAIIHAWIPGAPIWILAFLITSALTVTNLFSVKNYGEFEFWLALIKVSAIIAFLILGCAAIFGVSLNPEVSGISHLYADGGFMPKGWGAVLAALLTTMFSFMGSEIVTIAATESKDPAQQITRATNSVIWRIALFYLLSILIVVCLVPWNDPRLVSMGSYQTVLNQLNVPYAKLIVDIIVLVSVTSCLNSALYTASRMMYSLSKRGDAPRIAQVTSVSRTPVYAVLLSTAMAFACTFANYLAPAAVFDFLLASSGAIALLVYLVIAMSQLRMRKKLLAQGHQLKLKMWLFPWLTWAVIVFIVAALVIMLIMPDHRMEVVATTLLSIVVVCSGLLVSNRRKAQRANGLVADAA, from the coding sequence ATGAGCAGTACCCCTTCCGCCGGTCTGGCCCAAGGCCTGAAAAACCGTCACGTCACCATGTTGTCCATCGCCGGGGCCATTGGCGCCGGCCTGTTCGTCGGCTCCGGCCACGCCATTGCCGAAGCCGGCCCCGCCGTCATGGTGTCCTACCTGGTCGCCGGTCTGCTGGTGGTCCTGGTGATGCGCATGCTCGCCGAAATGGCTGTCGCCCAACCCGACAGCGGCTCCTTCTCCACCTACGCCGACCGCGCCATCGGCCACTGGGCCGGTTTCACCATCGGCTGGCTGTACTGGTGGTTCTGGGTCCTGGTGATCCCGCTGGAAGCCAACGCAGCAGCAGCCATCATCCACGCCTGGATTCCCGGCGCGCCGATCTGGATCCTGGCCTTCCTCATCACCAGCGCCCTGACCGTCACCAACCTGTTCAGCGTGAAGAACTACGGTGAGTTCGAGTTCTGGCTGGCGCTGATCAAGGTCAGCGCGATCATCGCCTTCCTGATCCTCGGCTGCGCCGCCATTTTCGGCGTCTCGCTGAACCCGGAAGTCAGCGGCATCAGCCACCTCTATGCCGACGGCGGCTTCATGCCCAAGGGCTGGGGCGCCGTGCTGGCTGCCCTGCTGACCACCATGTTCTCCTTCATGGGCTCGGAAATCGTCACCATCGCCGCCACCGAGTCGAAGGACCCGGCGCAGCAGATCACCCGCGCCACCAACTCGGTGATCTGGCGTATCGCCCTGTTCTACCTGCTGTCGATCCTGATCGTGGTCTGCCTGGTGCCGTGGAACGACCCGCGCCTGGTGAGCATGGGCTCCTACCAGACCGTGCTGAACCAGCTGAACGTCCCGTACGCCAAGCTGATCGTCGACATCATCGTCCTGGTTTCGGTGACCAGCTGCCTGAACTCGGCGCTCTACACCGCCTCGCGCATGATGTATTCGCTGAGCAAGCGCGGCGACGCCCCGCGCATCGCCCAGGTGACCAGCGTCAGCCGCACCCCGGTGTACGCCGTGCTGCTGTCCACCGCCATGGCTTTCGCCTGCACCTTCGCCAACTACCTGGCCCCGGCCGCGGTATTCGACTTCCTGCTGGCCAGCTCCGGCGCCATCGCCCTGCTGGTGTACCTGGTAATCGCGATGTCGCAGCTGCGCATGCGCAAGAAGCTGCTCGCCCAGGGCCACCAGCTGAAGCTGAAGATGTGGCTGTTCCCCTGGCTGACCTGGGCGGTGATCGTGTTCATCGTCGCCGCCCTGGTGATCATGCTGATCATGCCGGACCACCGCATGGAAGTGGTCGCCACCACTCTGCTGAGCATCGTGGTCGTCTGCTCCGGCCTGCTGGTCTCGAACCGCCGCAAGGCCCAGCGCGCCAATGGCCTGGTTGCCGACGCCGCCTAA
- the hemE gene encoding uroporphyrinogen decarboxylase → MTALKNDRFLRALLKQPVDVTPVWMMRQAGRYLPEYRATRAKAGDFMSLCMNPQLACEVTLQPLDRYPQLDAAILFSDILTIPDAMGQGLYFESGEGPRFKKVVSSLADIEALPIPDPEKDLGYVMDAVRTIRRELNGRVPLIGFSGSPWTLATYMVEGGSSKDFRKSKAMLYDNPQAMHALLDKLAQSVTSYLNGQIRAGAQAVQIFDSWGGSLSSAAYQEFSLAYMKKIVDGLIREHDGRRVPVILFTKGGGLWLESMAETGAEVLGLDWTCDIGSARARVGDKVALQGNMDPSVLYANPAAIRTEVARILAAYGNGTGHVFNLGHGITPEVNPAHAGAFFEAVHELSAQYH, encoded by the coding sequence ATGACCGCCCTGAAGAACGATCGCTTCCTCCGTGCCCTGCTCAAGCAGCCCGTCGACGTCACCCCGGTGTGGATGATGCGCCAGGCCGGCCGCTACCTGCCGGAATACCGCGCCACCCGCGCCAAGGCCGGCGACTTCATGAGCCTGTGCATGAATCCGCAGCTGGCTTGCGAGGTCACCCTGCAGCCGCTGGATCGTTATCCGCAGCTGGACGCCGCGATCCTCTTCTCCGACATCCTCACCATCCCCGACGCCATGGGCCAGGGCCTGTACTTCGAGAGCGGCGAAGGTCCGCGCTTCAAGAAGGTCGTCTCCAGCCTGGCCGACATCGAGGCGCTGCCGATCCCCGATCCGGAGAAGGACCTGGGCTACGTGATGGATGCCGTGCGCACCATTCGCCGCGAGCTGAACGGCCGCGTGCCGCTGATCGGCTTCTCCGGCAGCCCCTGGACGCTCGCCACCTACATGGTCGAGGGCGGCTCCAGCAAGGACTTCCGCAAGTCCAAGGCGATGCTCTACGACAATCCGCAGGCCATGCATGCGCTGCTCGACAAGCTGGCGCAGTCGGTGACCAGCTACCTCAACGGGCAGATTCGCGCCGGCGCCCAGGCCGTGCAGATCTTCGATTCCTGGGGTGGCAGCCTGTCGTCCGCGGCCTACCAGGAGTTCTCACTGGCCTACATGAAGAAGATCGTCGACGGCCTGATCCGCGAGCACGACGGTCGCCGCGTACCGGTGATCCTGTTCACCAAGGGTGGCGGCCTGTGGCTGGAGTCGATGGCCGAGACCGGCGCCGAAGTGCTGGGCCTGGACTGGACCTGCGACATCGGCAGCGCCCGCGCCCGCGTCGGCGACAAGGTCGCCCTGCAGGGCAACATGGACCCGTCGGTGCTCTACGCCAACCCGGCAGCGATCCGCACCGAGGTGGCGCGCATCCTCGCCGCCTACGGCAATGGCACTGGGCACGTGTTCAACCTTGGCCACGGCATCACGCCGGAGGTCAATCCGGCCCATGCCGGCGCCTTCTTCGAGGCGGTGCACGAGCTGTCGGCGCAGTATCACTGA